AGAGGATACGGGAAGAAGAGAACGGGAGAAGGCTCGGACGGGCTCGTGCAGTGACGGATTTCACCTCCGGCTGCTAGAATCGAATGAAAGAGGTCAAGGAGACACCGAGATGAAATGGACTGGCCGGGTGGCCGTCGGCATGGTAGCGGTCGCGGCGTTTTCGTACGTTTATCCCCGGGTCGCCCGGGAAATTCGGGACGAATACGTTCAACGCTTCGAGAACAAGGCGGTCTTTCTCAAGGTCCCGGTTCGGGGACTGCAGCAGGTGATCCATGTCCTGGATACCGGCGCCAAGCTGGACCGGGGGAACCTGAACCAGCCGGTGAGCTTTAAGGTCGGGGATCAGGTCCGGATCATCGACGTGAATTTCAGGGACAGAACCGTCCGGTTCCGGTTCTCATCGGTGGGCACGAACCGTGAGGGTTCGTTGGAATTCCGGTTTCCCGCCTCGACTCAACAGACCTTTCCCCAGAGAGAGAACTTCGAAAAAAGCTTGGCGAGCAGCCTGACCGAAGGGCTTTCCTACAAGGAATTGGAATCCGCCAAGGGAGAGTTCATCCGGGGACAGGTCAAGACTCTGGTCCGCGAATTCGCCACCACCACCAACACTTCGGATGAGGTGGTGCTGCGGACCATCGTGGAGGACAGCCCTCAGTACCAGGAACTGGAGCGGGAATTTTCTCAGCTCCAGAAGGAACACCGGACCCTCGATCGGAACGCGTCCCGTTTGGGACAGGCCAGCCGGGAGCAACGCGTGCAGATCACGGAAATGACGGTCGAACTCGACCGTCTCAGAACCCAGGTCCGAGAGCTGGAGCGGGACAAGACGCAGTCGGCCAGGACCCGCCGATCTCTGGAAGAGCAGTTGAAGGACACCCAGGTCAAGATGAGCGGGCTCTTGAGCAGCCTGAACGTCGAAGAGGCCTCGAACGCCGAGCTGGACAACAGGATGCAGTCGTTGAGTGAGGGCATCGAGTCGGCACGCCGGAAGCGGGAGGAGCTCTCGGAGGAGTTGGCGCAGGCCCGCGCCGACCTGAACGAGCGGGAAGCGGCCAATACGAGGCTCACCGCCGATCTGAAGAAGGTCCAGGGCCGCAACCGGCGGCTCTCCACGGAACTCCGGAGTCTGACCTCCAACAAGGACAGCATTCAAGCCCAGTTTCTCAAGGCCAAACGGCAGAGCGACGCCATGGAGATGGCCTCACGCCTGAGTGCCGGCTTGCGGCTGGAGCGATCGGTCCAGGAGCGGGACGGTCAGCCGTTGGATATTGCCGACCTCTATCTGCTTTCCAAGCGGGTCGGCCGGCTCCAGATCGAGACTCCGGAACACCCGGGACAGATCTGCCGGGTGAAGTTCCTATTGGAGTCTCCGGATCGGGTGGAATTCCAGGAGGAAGAGCGGGTCCTGTTTGATTCCCTCGGTGGCACTTTCAAGGTTGAGCCCTCCTGGACCTTCGACAGCGACCGGCTGAGGGCGGTTCTCATGGAGGGGGAGGTGGCCCGGGAGGCCAAGCCCCGGGAGGAGATCGAGTGGGCCTGGATCCTGGACGGTGAAATCCTGGAACCGGAGCGGGCTCAGTTGCGGGTTGAACTCGTCAACTCGGACGACCAGAAAATCTCTCTGGATCCCCATGAGTTCTACTTGACGCCGCCGGGCCTCATGTCCTACCTGATCCGGAGCTTTTCTCCCATCTCCCTGGGGGCGGGGGTGTTCGTGGGTCTGGTTTTCGCCGGGATTGCCGGGGTCTTTCGGAGACGGTCTTCTCGCCGGCCTCCCAGAACTTCCAGGCCTTCCAAGCGCAGGACGACTCCTCCACCGGATGCGGAAGAGCCGGATCGCGAATACGTGATCCAGAAGAAGCTCTAGTCCGGCGCACTATGATCAACCGAAAGGAAGCTCGCCGCGTCTTTGAGATCATCCGCCTCTTGGAGCAGGAGTACGGCGAGGCCACCTGCGCACTCCATCACGACGGTGCGTACCAACTCCTGGTGGCCACCATTCTTTCCGCCCAGTGCACGGACGCCCGGGTGAACATGGTGACCCCGGCCCTCTTTCGCCGATACCCGGACGCCCACGCAATGGCAGAGGCGGATCTGGACGAGCTCCAGGAGATCATTCGGAGCACGGGTTTCTTCCGAAACAAGTCCAAGAGCCTTCACGGGTCCGCCACGAAGCTGGTCGACGAGTTCGATGGAGAAGTCCCATCGAACATGCGGGATCTTCTGAAGCTCCCCGGAGTGGCTCGCAAGACGGCCAACGTGGTGTTGGGAACCGCTTACGGCATCGCCTCAGGGGTGGTGGTGGATACCCACGTGGGTCGTCTCTCACGGCGTTTGGGGCTGACCCACCAGAAGACGCCGGTGAAGGTGGAGAAGGACCTGATGGGCATGATCCCCCGGGACGAGTGGATCAACTTCGCGCATCGGCTGATCCACCATGGGAGACGCGTCTGTCAGGCTCGGCGTCCCCGATGCGAAGAGTGCGCGTTCGCCGACCTCTGCCCGAGAGTCGGAGTGACTGCCCCGAAATAAGAGAACATGAGGAGTGTTCCTCCTCGACTCTTCGACTATCGTTTCCCATCAGTTTCCCAATGCATGGAAATGTCCCAGTGGTCCGCTCCCGGTTCCCAGGCGCAGGGAATGGCGGATCGCCTCCGTGACGTAGTCCTTGGCGCGGCGAACCGATTCCTCCAGTCCGCTTCCCCTGGCCAGATGCGCGGCGATGGCGGAAGCGAAGGTGCAACCGCTGCCGTGGGTGTCCCGGGAGGAGAGGCGAGGCCCCTTCAACCGGACCCGGCCGGCGCCGGTGAAAAGCAAGTCGGTCGAGCTCTCCGGGTCCCGGAAGTGGCCCCCCTTGATGACGACGGCTCGGGGGCCCATGTCCAGCAGCAGGCGAGCCGCTTGGACGGCGTCTTCCTCGGAGCGGATCTCTCGTCCGGTCAGCAGCTCCGACTCGTGCCGGTTGGGAGTGAGGACCAGGGTGAGGGGAAAGAGGAGAGATTTCATCCGTGAAACGGCTTCCCCGCCGGCCAGCGCATGGCCGTATCCGCTCCGGATGACCGGGTCCACCACGATCCGCTCCAGGCGATGGAATCGGATCCTGTCCGACACCGCTTCCACGGCCTCGGGGGAGGGGATCATCCCGGTCTTGACGGAATCGACTCCCGGGTCCCCGACGGCGGCATCGATCTGGCGGGCGACATGGTCGGGAGGCAGGGGGAGAATCTCATGCACCCGGCGGGTGTCCTGCACCGTGGACGCCGTGATGGCGCTCATCCCGTGCACTCCCAGCGCCGCGAAGGTCTTCAGATCGGCCTGGATTCCGGCACAGCCGCCGCTGTCGGAGCCGGAGACCGTGAGTGCGCAGGGAATCGGCCTCACCGGGGCCGGTTCCCGGATCGCCCCCTGCCGCTGCGCAGCCGCAAGAGCCGGCGACGGGCCTCGGCCAACACGTCCATGGTCTTGCAGTAGGCGAAGCGGATGAGTCGTTTTCCCTGCTGCCTGCCGGGGCGGTAGAAGCTGCTGCCGGGGACGGCCGCGACCCCGTAGTCCCGGACCAGCTCGGCGGCGAAGGCCACGTCGTCCTTGTCGGTCACCTGGGAGATGTCGGCCATGATGTAGTAGGCTCCGGCCGGTTTCCAGACCCGGAAACCCAACTGGACCAGCGCCTCCATGAGGAAGTCCCGGCGTTCGAGATAGTCTCGGGCCAACTGGTCGTAGTAGCCGGATTCCATCGCCAGAGCCGTGACTCCCGCCTCCTGCAGCGGCGCCGGGGAACCGACCGTCAGGAAGTCGTGCATCTTCCGGATGGCTCCGGCGAGGTGGCCCGGTGCGATGGTGTATCCGACGCGCCACCCGGTCACGCTGAAGGTCTTGGAGAGGGCGCTGATGGTCACCGTCCGCTCTCTCATTCCCGGAAGCAGCGCGATGGGCTGGTGGACGTGCCCATCATAAAGGATGTGTTCGTAGATCTCGTCGGTGAACACATAGAAGTCGTAGCGGACCGCCAGCTCGGCGATCCGATTCAGCTCGTCGCTGTTGAAGACCTTTCCCGACGGGTTGTTGGGCGAGTTGAGGATGAGGGCCCGCAGCCGGCCCCGGTCGCAGGCATCGCGGATGGTTCGTTCCAGCACGTCGAAGTCCAGAGCCCAGTCCGACTCCGACTCCAGGGAAACATAGATGGGAGTCGCTCCGGCGATGATGGAATCGGGACCGTAGTTTTCGTAGAAGGGTTCGAACACCACGACCTGTTCGCCCGGATTGACCAGGGCCAGCATGGTGGAAATCATGCACTCGGTGGAACCGCAGGCGACCGTCACCTCCACGTCGGGATCGACGTCCCAGCCGTAGACGCGGCGGTACTTTTCGGCCACGGCCCGGCGAAAGGACGGGGCCCCCCAAGTGACGGCGTATTGATTGATGTCCTCCTGGATCGCCCGGCAAGCGGCATCCTTGACCACCTGAGGTGCGGCAAAATTCGGATAGCCCTGGGCCAGGTTGATGGCGCCGTGTTCGTATGCCAGACGGGTCATCTCCCGAATCACCGACTCGGTGAATCGGGAGGCCTTCTCACCGATGTATTTGTTCAATTCAACTGCCTCGAATCCGGACCACGCGGTCCCGAAAAGCGCCGCGCTCCGGGGACCTCCCGAAAAGAGTACGCTTGCAATGGTCCGTCCCGCAAGAGCCCGCCGGGCGAGTGCCCGCGGATGGGATCTGCCGCCGCCGAAACTTGACTAACCCTCGCCGGGTTGGCTATGTCATGGGCCGGAATACGCGGTCGCTTGAGTGGGTCTGCGGAGAAATGCCATGAGGAACCTGACGATTCTGGGGGGAGGGAATACCGCATTCGCCGCTGCCGCCAATTTGAGCCTGCGCGGCTTCCAGGTGACGATCTGCGAGCATCCCGACTTCGCTTACACGCTCGACCCGGTCCGGAACGGGGGCGGGATCGTGCTGGACGGCGTGGCGGCTCGCGGCCGAGCCCGCATACACGCCCTGACCACCGATTTCCAGGAGGGGCTGCAAAACGACCTGCTCCTGCTCATCGTTCCCGC
Above is a window of Acidobacteriota bacterium DNA encoding:
- the nth gene encoding endonuclease III, with product MINRKEARRVFEIIRLLEQEYGEATCALHHDGAYQLLVATILSAQCTDARVNMVTPALFRRYPDAHAMAEADLDELQEIIRSTGFFRNKSKSLHGSATKLVDEFDGEVPSNMRDLLKLPGVARKTANVVLGTAYGIASGVVVDTHVGRLSRRLGLTHQKTPVKVEKDLMGMIPRDEWINFAHRLIHHGRRVCQARRPRCEECAFADLCPRVGVTAPK
- the thiD gene encoding bifunctional hydroxymethylpyrimidine kinase/phosphomethylpyrimidine kinase, producing MRPIPCALTVSGSDSGGCAGIQADLKTFAALGVHGMSAITASTVQDTRRVHEILPLPPDHVARQIDAAVGDPGVDSVKTGMIPSPEAVEAVSDRIRFHRLERIVVDPVIRSGYGHALAGGEAVSRMKSLLFPLTLVLTPNRHESELLTGREIRSEEDAVQAARLLLDMGPRAVVIKGGHFRDPESSTDLLFTGAGRVRLKGPRLSSRDTHGSGCTFASAIAAHLARGSGLEESVRRAKDYVTEAIRHSLRLGTGSGPLGHFHALGN
- a CDS encoding aminotransferase class I/II-fold pyridoxal phosphate-dependent enzyme, which produces MNKYIGEKASRFTESVIREMTRLAYEHGAINLAQGYPNFAAPQVVKDAACRAIQEDINQYAVTWGAPSFRRAVAEKYRRVYGWDVDPDVEVTVACGSTECMISTMLALVNPGEQVVVFEPFYENYGPDSIIAGATPIYVSLESESDWALDFDVLERTIRDACDRGRLRALILNSPNNPSGKVFNSDELNRIAELAVRYDFYVFTDEIYEHILYDGHVHQPIALLPGMRERTVTISALSKTFSVTGWRVGYTIAPGHLAGAIRKMHDFLTVGSPAPLQEAGVTALAMESGYYDQLARDYLERRDFLMEALVQLGFRVWKPAGAYYIMADISQVTDKDDVAFAAELVRDYGVAAVPGSSFYRPGRQQGKRLIRFAYCKTMDVLAEARRRLLRLRSGRGRSGNRPR